The Lycium barbarum isolate Lr01 chromosome 11, ASM1917538v2, whole genome shotgun sequence genome contains the following window.
CATAGTAGTCCCTTTTACGTGCAACTATCTTCTTGTTCGTAAATGTAAGATTTATCATCTTTAATCCTGAGAGGAAAAATTAGATAAGATTGGTTGCAACTGCTGTGCCATTAGTATTGTGTAATTGTAAAATCTTACTGGTTACAATAGTGAATTGATCACTCCATTTTGTCAGAATTTGCTTATTGCAGGGGTAACTTCAAGGAATTTTGGAACTAAGTAGGAGGTTAATtcatttttgaaaataaaatgtatatatattttactactatatatataagggagaattcATGAGTTTTATAGTCCTCACAACTTTGTGGTTTTCATTTTTGCCCCTATTTTGGCCTTTATTTATATagttatatgtatgtattttggtaAATTTTAGAAAGTTTGATGGTAATTATATCCTAAAAAGGCAATAAGTAGGAGGTTAATtcatttttgaaaataaaatgtatatatgttttactactatatataagggagaatccATGAGTTTTATAGTCCTCACAACTTCGTGGTTTTCATTTTTGCCCCTATTTGGCTTTTATTTATATAGTTATATGTATTTTGGTAAATTTTAGAAAATTTGATGGCAATTATATCCTAAAAAGGCAATAAAGATATAGGACACTTGGCAACTATCAAGAATTTTTTTCAAAAGTTAAGAGCACACATATTACTCTACTCCATagcacatattttttttttaatttttttttgccccATCTCTTTAAAATCGACATTTTCACATGGAccatttgttttttattttttaaagttgcagCAATGCTTTAAAAACAATTCAATTTTTTGCATGGATTTCCCTTCAgaggcattggtctttaattttttttccctttgcttaaaaaaataatcaaaaataCCCTGAAATTCTGGGTTCTAACCCCaacttagttaaaaaaaaaaacatcgcAAAGGCAAGGCTTCATGAAAATTTTGTCTTAAGGTAGAagtctgccttgcgaaattttgcaaggcagaatatttttttactctgctggaaTTCTATAAAAGTTAGGCAATTATGTCAGGCAATTTTGCTAGGCCTAATTTTGCCAGACAATTatgtcttgtgattttttttgaCTAAGttgggttcgaacccggaacctcggggtattttaggCAAAGAGAAaacattaaagaccagcaatttgaggggcaaaaattaaagatcacccccgaATAAGGGAAATCATGCAAATTGCCCAAAAGGTTTCAGGCCTTTTCATTGGATACGTATCTTTTTTTAAGGAGGAAATGGGAGAGGGGATTACAACGTgagattcgaaccctcaccaacaaggtgaaagttcagatagtcaaccaactgagctactaaattTCGACATTGTATACTTATCAAATTGGCAATATGCGATGACTTTTTGTGTACCTCtccttaaaaaaaattatatcaagagatagtattatatatatatatatatatatcagtccCTCCTTGTACCCACTTCTTCACGAATTGTACCCGCATTAAATTCTTGTAACATGAactatataatttgtacactttatccaactatttttccCATGTAGACATGTGTTATAgtgcttaatatttattctcttctcatgtatagacgtatgcacttttcTATATATAATAAGTGCCATGGAGGGGCGAACACAACAGTCCCTCCTTGTACCCACTGCTTCACGAATTGTACCCGCATTAAATTCTTGTACCATGAactatataatttgtacactttatccaactatttttatatcacacgtagacatgtgtcatagtacttaatatttattcccttctcatgtatagacgtatgcactttaaatttaattctccgatacatttatttcctccgtgcacttttatttgttcacttttgacttttcgtgttctagctgaatatttattctcttctcatgtatagacatatgcagttcaattttaattctcatacacgaatttatttcctccatgcactttaatttgttcacttttaacttttcacattctttgagaattaataaatccacgtggatatatgtcatagtactgaatatttattctcttctcatgtatacatgtgtgcacttttattttaattctccagcacatatttattttctccgtgcacttttacttgttcattttgacttttcacgttatttaagaattaataaatgaagtactccttccgtcccatatatacttggccacattactatacttgacttttcatgttctttaagaattaataaaaataaagtgCCCCCTTTGTTCATATTaacgtagacatgtgtcatagtacttaatatttaattcccttctcatgtataaacgtatgcactttaaatttaattctccgacacatttatttctttcgtgcacttttacttgttcacttttgattttcgtgttctagctaaatatttattctcttctcatgtatagacatatgcaattcaattttaattctcctacacaaatttatttcctccgtgcactttcattgttcatttttgactttttactttctttgagaattaataaatctcacgtggatatatgtcatagtactgaatatttattctcttctcatgtatacacgtgtgcacttctattttaattctccgataaatatttatttcctctgtgcacttttacttgttcatttttgacttttcacgttatttaagaattaataaatgaagtactccttccgtcccatattatttgaccacattactatacttgactttttacgttttttaagaattaataaaaatgaagtactcccttcgtccatattacttgaccatattactaaaaatatatgtctatttttctattctataattatcttcttttctatttctattgTCCCCGTTTTCCTtgtttgtcaatactttaaacgtgaagataggacgaacaatagcaatgcaaatttgtaccaaaagtcattttaatgctcctacacataacttgttcacttttgacttttcacgttctttgaaaTTTAATAAatcaagtatatattttatcataatatctaTATTTATTAGTATATAGTCTCACtagcctcagaaaatgatttgaaaatgaataattaacatgaagggtaaaataagaagaagaatgtttttttccttgatatgttaacatcgacaagtaaaagtaaagggagggagtaacatttatccccgttttccttcattgtcaatactttatttatttactctcctttgcagtctctgattattgtttctttacatttataaaatgtattactttatatttgcatttcagaattaaaatttggtgattaatgatataacatatatctttctaattttaatttttttgtaacaattaatataaaaaattataatatattttttaattaatttaataaaaatattttaatccaCTATATACAACAAAATGATTTTTATGTTTGGATATGAATAGTTACTTAgttgaaatggatatcaacctgtcggtatacatataaaatattaaagaatttaaaagaaaaaatttagaatcaatatattaattttccctcacatTCTGACTAATTTTCTTTTGCATCAATGAATAACTTTCtttgtcatgataatgataaaaaagtccgactctttccatttcaaagacttttaattacaactaaagtgatggtatataaaatatattttgtatatataataacaattagaatgtttttaaaagttattttcaaaatacaaaccttaaaaactgattaattaaagtgaatagacatgttcggcccgtgcatcgcacgggcatgtattgctagtacaaattatatatgtgttgtatatatgtactgATATACTCCAATATATTTGCACCCTCAGCAAAAGACTAACTATCTCTATGACTTAAACTATTTTAAGAAATAACTCAAAATGTATTTATTGCATTTTTTTAGGCTACTATTTATTGTTCAACAAATGTGTCATATCTTTGCTCAATTTTAATCTaatcaatttttttaaatgtTAATAATTTGATGAAGTTACCATGTTTTTTTATTAGTATTTATAACGTATCATTTTATACACTTTCTTAATCCAAGTTATAAAGTATATAAATTGATATATTTGCCTCCATTTCGGTTTGAAAAGTTATCAAAGTGCAAATTCCACGTAAAGGTGTAGCAGTTCggaaaataaaaaattagaatcgtcgttttcttatttatatactccttatatatttaaatatatCCTCATTTAGATAAATTAGTTTTTATATACTATCAAGAAACCATATAAAATTGATAATATTTAATTAAGGATAATTTAGTGAAAAGATTTCTTAATTTCTAGGTCTGAGTGatttattagaattttttttcaaCTAAAACATTTACTAGGTCTTACTTTACATTTAAACATGTCCTACGTCATGTGTTCCTCTCCACATGCTTCTCCCTATTAAACATCCAATATTTTACTTCTTTAGTGATATTCTATGTGCCTacaaataaagtaaaaattatTGAATGACATTTTTTTATTGCTGAAAATGAAGGTAGCGTTATGAATCAAGATTAGATAATCTTTAACATCTCTTGTTTGATTAACCAAAAATCAATCTTTTAAGCCTGAAACATGTAAATAACTAAATTGATTCTTAAGGTTCATTTTATGAATTTAGTTTATGGATTGAATTTCgtctaaaactaaggttaaaaaaCACATTTGACTAGCATACAGTCTTGACACATAAAATAATGAGTGAAAAATCAATAAATATCAAAAGAAATCTATTTCTATCTATAAATAAAAATCGcatgctcacaaattcataaaaatacaaaaataatttCCAATTTATGATCTTCGACAAGTTGTAATTATCATACTTTATCATGTGAGTTTATAGAATATCGAATCACTTGCGCCCTTTGGTATTTGCTAATTTTCCTACCAAACTTATTTCCTCATAGATATTCTTTTTAAAAAGACTATCCAATTATATGACGAATaaactttaataattatgaaaatttataaacaaaataTGAATTACCTGTaattacattaaattaattatgtacCAAAAAAGTGACACAAATTATACTTATTTGATAAAACTTACGCATTATTTTTGtattttgagtttgggcccgAGTTTAGCACGAGCCTCCGACAACTAGTGATAACTATAAGACGAAAGAAAGGGATAAGCGGCAGCGGTTATCATTTAAAAGTCTCTGGAAGTTAACTTTCTTTGACTTTCAGAAAACGAATTGCGTCAAGCATCTGGGTTAGGCAAATTAGTCAAATGTGAGATTTTATAGTCAGTCTCAACTTATTTGTGATGCTTCCTTTATATTGATTTCATCGTTAGTCGAACATATAGCAATTAAATGTAACAACCAATAGCTCAACCTATATTATTGATGTCCCAAAAACACTACAGATTTATTACCGAAAATGATATTTTCCCCCTTCTTATAAATAAAGCATGTAACAGATCTTACAAAGGTTATCCCCATCTCCCCCCACCCCgttccaaaaagaaaaagaatgaaaaaaacaaaaaagaaacaacAAAACTGTTATTGATTATGGGCTTCTCATCCATTCTGTCCTATGACGAATATACTTGTTGAATTATAGGCTTTGATAAGAACATAAAATTTTGTTGCACCTTTATATTCTTATGTTTTCTCACATTTCACTTGAACGTCGAATTGAATTTTGATCACGCCCCGTTTAAACTATTTCTATTCGATTAAAAAATCCAACTCAAAATAATAAAATTGGATATGTTTCAATTGAAGTGACTATATAAGTGTATATATACCTATTAAAATAAGCTTTAAGAAAATATTGTTAAAGGATGAAAAGAGAAAATTAAACTCCCAAGGTAGGGTAAGATTTGCGTACACTCTATtctctccagaccccacttgcgggattacactgggcatgttgttgttgttgtaacgtaAAGAGAGAATCAAAAgtgtctttcttttctttccttattGAAGTTGAAGATGGAATAAGATAAGTTGAGAACAAAATCCTTCGAAATTAGTTTGCCCCTAAGTTTGATCTTGCATCAACTTAATGAGTTAATTCCCTGAATGGTTATTCATGTTTTGCAAATTGCCTCCTAATATCACTTTTGTATCTTTTAGGACTATAAAGTCACCAAACTATCActattttcttcaaaatataCTAAACACCACATAAGCCTCATTCTCCCAATTGACATGCCATGTCTCATTAAACGctattttttttaatgataaacTTATTCAACTCATCAAACCCATTTAATCCTACCCAATCCATGTCTTATACTATCATTATAGACCCGATTaaaaagagattcaagatgcgtAACCTTTTAGCCTGCATTCCTCAATTGAGCCGAAGTCTAGAATCAAACTGGAAATATACATACTTAACAATCTATTAGGAGGAGTATTAAAGAAAATAAATTGTTAAGTATGGATCATCCAATagcctctttttcttttttctttttttctcactAATCTGTCAAATATATACTGTACCAATAAATTGAAGAGATCTTGATACCTGCTCCCCCTTCATAGCACTTCAAGTGTGGTATCTTGATTGATATTGTCAAGTGTCCTTCGTTATTTATCGTTGATTCTTGTTGTACCCTAATCTTGCagcttatttcattttatttcagcTTTTTTTAACTGAAACATTTTTAATGAAAATATTTGCTACTAGAGagagcatatacatatacatataccgctGATTGAGATTTTATGTGCGATATAATTTATACTAGTTATGCAATGAAAAATAGATTTGATTGACTATTATTATGGTCATACAGCTTTGAGCAGTTAAGTTTGCTTTGGCTTACTCATTATTAGGGTGAATAGGCACTGGACCTTAATTATTTTATGACACATAAATGAGACTTATGTACAAATATACTCGCTGCTATGAACAAGTTGAATAGGGTTTGCGCCCCCACCGCCCGCCCTAAACATTTCAAAGATGTATAATTATTTCTAATACTCCTCCTCCgaagccaaaaaaaaattactcctAATAAATTGTTGAAGTACGGAAATTTTCAGTTTGATTCTGGACCTCGACTCGATTAAGAAATGCAGGCTAAAAAGTTATGCATCTTGGATCTCATTTTAATCGGGTCTAGAATAGAGGAGTATGTTGTTTTTTGTTGGGTGACCTTATAGTCTTAAATGATACTTAAGTGATACTAGGAGGTAATTTCCAAAACATGGGAGACCATTTACGGAATTAACTCTCAGCTCAACTTCTTTTGCTTTTCTTGCTCTTGAAGCACTGTGCAGCAGATGTTTAATATACTGCCCCATAGACTATCACTATCTCAATTCAAAATTAATCTTGTTTGAAAATCTTTGCTTTGAAGTGCAGTTGACTCATCTTATTGGTGAAGTTCACATTCTTATTTCTTACTACAGTATTTATTTTTGCACTATGTGATACCCCGTCAACTTCCATGTTCAACTATAAACATGAGAACTCTCTGACCAGTATAATTTAAATAGTGTGGGTCAAGATTAAAGGCTTCGCTTTTTGATCATTAAAAATAGTTGATGACAAAGAAAGCTTTTATCCTTTTCTTGCATGAAAAGTAAGCCGAAATGATGCTGTTACATCATACATGACCTATTTTAATCATCACTACATACACAGTCTATTGCAAATTTCCACAGTAATTTTCAACTATTTTTCCTTCTCTGGCTAATCATAATAGATTATTATTCCTTTTTATTCCTTACGTAATTCTTTTTTAATTTCTCCGTTCCCCCTCTTCATGGTCTGATCTGATAAAAATTCGCATAATCTACTTGTCCAACAGCAATTATAAGTTTATTCATAGTGAATTTCTCAACACTGAATTAAGTATCCTCGAAAGTTTACTTATGAAGGTAAGACAAAGTAATTTCATGAAAAGGAACAGGATACTGCCAATCATTTGTATAAGAATCTCACTTAAACGTAGCTTTATTTTATCAGATTATTTTTAGAAACAAACTTTAGGACCCTTTCTAATATAAGAAGCACAGACAGATACCCTCTCTTGTATGATTCGACAACACTAAAGAAGTAGTAATGTGTTTAGCTACTTTTGTAAAACATCAAGAACAGAATTATTTCCTTTTCAAATTCCATATCCCTCCTCTTGAATTTTGAATTTAAGCACTTGCAACTGGATCAACCTTCACATCAGCTTCCATGGCCTTCATGGCTTCAAACCTTGGCTCTTTGGCCTGAAACTTGAGTCCGGCATATAACTTCATGTAATCATCAAACATGAACCTCGGATAAACTTGTTTGCTTTCCTCTGCTTCTTTTTCCACCAAAGCTGGTGCTGGATAAATCATTGCATCGTTTCCTgggttataaaatgaagctagtGACATTCTAGTCCCGTCTGTTTGGGCAATCACTCTATGCATAACACTCCTGTATTTCCCATTGGTGATCACCTGATTTTACATTTCATAATTAAATATCCTTTTAGTACTTCTAAGTTATGTTGAAAAAACGCTTAATGAGAAACTTTAGGATCTTGTACCTCAAGTTGGTCCCCTAGGTTAACCACAATAGAGTGGCGCATGGGAGGAACATCGATCCATTGGTCGTCTTTGAGGAGTTGGAGGCCGCTCACTTTGTCGTCTTGAAGAAGAAGTATGATGCCACCAGCGTCTGTGTGAGCGCGGAGTCCCTTTATCAAATCGGGCTTGGGGCATGGTGGATAGTTGCTTACCTTGGTTCCAAAGTTGGGACCTTTTGTCCCATAAAAAGCTTTTTTCAGGTAGCCTTTTTCAAGACCAAGGTTTTCACATAGCAAGTCCAGTAATTCCTCAGCCAACTTCTCCAGTCTTTTAGCAAAATCTCTCATGACCTCTCTGCATCATTTACTATAAACTTAAAACTTTGAACTAAGAAACTACTAGTATCTATCTTAATCTGTATAGAATGGATTACCTGTATTCGTCATCAAGATCGGGTACTTGAGAGATGTTAGAAGCAGGAAGATGGCGCAAGAAGAAAGTGCTTTCCCAATCCAAATCAGTAACCTCTGCTTGCACTGCTTCAAGACCCTTGCTGGCCACCAATTCTTTGAACCTCTGTTCCATGCACTTCTTGTAATGTCCCTTTGTCAGTTTCTCTACAGTGTCCATAACTTCATGTGGAATCCCATGGTTCACCAACTGCACCAAAGACATAAACAAACAAAATGTCAATATGCATGATTTCTAAGCTTAAAATTACTACTCCCTCCGATTTtatgtgtcttagtttgactgtgtatgatatttaagaaaatacaaaagatttttgaatcttgtgatcttaaattaaataTGTGTATAATGTCAAATGTTATTTAGATCTCATAGTTTTTGTTAGCGGGTTTAAACATGTCATGCCGCCATGTATAATGTTGGAATTAAAAGTTACTATACATAGAAAGTGACAGTGACGTTCGTTTTTAAACAATCTacaatagaaaataagacataaattgaaattgatggagtaGTATGTTTATGCAAACTGTAATTACCTCAAAGAAGCCCCAGTTCTCACATGCATCTTTAATCATTTCCATGGTGTTGGATCTCTCAGAACCATTGAGCTTTTCCAAGTGAATAATTGGGAAGTTCTCCATCTTTCTTGGTAGAATATGTGTTTTTGAGTGTGTTAAATATATAGAATATGTGTGAATACAAAAGACTAAGGAGatgaattaatgctaaataaatGTTATGATGGAAAAGTGTGAGTCTTGAAAGGGTATTTATAAGGGAAGAAACATCAAGAAAGTAGGAGATGATTAAAAGACTGTACTGGGGTTTATTTCTTGGTCCTAAAATGCATACATTATTCCAAGTCACACAATGGCCCCACTAAGTCCAAGTCCACCTTACGTGAAATCTGGTCATAGTtacttcttgaaccttcttaccCACAAGTGGGATTTTAATTTTGAGGtataaagacaaatggaaaatGACCCATTCATGGTGGCTAAAAATGATTTTCCTTGCATCTTGGACGGTATATAATACTCCACTGCTCTGTTCGAAGCGGCTGCTCCAGTGAAAACTTTAATGTCATTGTCTCATGTGTTATTAAAAATTAAGTGGTTCTGTTCGACAAGTATAGTACTATCTGCAGGGAAGTTGCCTCATACTTGAAAGTTTCTAAGGGCTGCAGATCACATTGCAGTCCAGCGGCAAGATTTAAACCTCATGGGATTCTGAACTTTTTAAATTACTGGTTCTAAATTAATCATTAATACATATTCAATGAAATTTCTAGGAGATAGCCAGGGCCTTGGTGGCACTATTGACTGGAGTAGTTTTATCTTGTTAAGCAAATTGTAGTGCAAATTATAGGTTCACTTTTAAAAAGTATGTTACTAGTGCAAGACTTCATGTCTTCTAGATTTTTCCTGAGTCGATGGAACAATGATAATATTAGGCGATTTCTTCTCATTGTTCTAATTCTTGATGAATAAAGTTGTAGTATTTGTGTTCGTAAATGGTGAGAGATAATAAGCACCTGATGAAATAGTTGAGGTGAGAGCTGGATACCATCgtcgtttaaaaaaaaatatcttttagTTCTCTTGTGTCTTAATACATTTATTGAAGTCATTTTCTTTAAGGGCGGCCATGTGATCTTTGGCAATGCATTTGAGATTTAAAAATTTGAACGATGATCTTGAGGTAATTAGGCACTGCAATCACGAGCTTTAAATATATTCTTAAGCCAAATCTAATCCTCTTAACTATCTTTGACTAGGACTTTTGAACTTTCGACATATCATATTTTTTTGATACTTTTGCTATGTCATTCCATTTAATTGTTAATCAACAACTTTACCTAATTAACTAATTGTTGAATTTCATCTAACTAATCTCCAAGTAATAATATCTAAGCTGATGAAACATGCACGCTTGAGCAAATCAACAagtatatcaagacacttatttTTACAACAATATTAttttaataacaataataataataataataataataataataataataataataataataattattattattattattattattgtgatGGTTTAAAAGGAGGGCCTTCTTTAGGAGTTGTATATTTTTGTAGTTATTGCCGATCAAGGTCCTTGAGATCCAATAACTTTTTATAATGCTAAAACATCATGATACTTGGGGAGTCATAAACGTAATCATTTTAGTCATGACTTCAATATTGCTCTTCGTCTAGAACATTATcataaaaataaagtaaatagTAATAGTACGAAGCTTATTCCTTGGAATTTCCTTTAAGAGGAAAAATAAATTTCAAGTGGTTAGTATCTAATGTCTATATTTATCAAATCCATTGCACGTGAAAATACGAAAGAGCCACCTTTGGACCTCATGCCTAAGGTTTTTTGTCCGCCTTGGTACTAATTAAATAGCAAATCAATGGATACAAAAGATTTTGAACTTTTTAAAAATTAGGGATCACTTTGAACAAGCGGGTTAAATATGCTAATGGCCTATTCAAAGTTAAAATTTGAGCAATAACTTtgtgttttcttttctttctattatgtttttcaaaataaaattctTAAGGAGGTTTTAGATGAAAAACGGTAAAGAAATATTTTGTAACTGTTCAAAGGCCGGGATAGTATGGAAACTTGTTGGAAGAATATCTCTAGGAAGGTAGTTAGCACTTAGCAAATAGCAGAGGTACAG
Protein-coding sequences here:
- the LOC132618922 gene encoding 1-aminocyclopropane-1-carboxylate oxidase 1-like; its protein translation is MENFPIIHLEKLNGSERSNTMEMIKDACENWGFFELVNHGIPHEVMDTVEKLTKGHYKKCMEQRFKELVASKGLEAVQAEVTDLDWESTFFLRHLPASNISQVPDLDDEYREVMRDFAKRLEKLAEELLDLLCENLGLEKGYLKKAFYGTKGPNFGTKVSNYPPCPKPDLIKGLRAHTDAGGIILLLQDDKVSGLQLLKDDQWIDVPPMRHSIVVNLGDQLEVITNGKYRSVMHRVIAQTDGTRMSLASFYNPGNDAMIYPAPALVEKEAEESKQVYPRFMFDDYMKLYAGLKFQAKEPRFEAMKAMEADVKVDPVASA